The sequence GCCGATGACGCCGTCGGGGCCCTGGGCCTTGGCCATGTTCCTGCTGGCCTCGTGTGCAGCCAGCCGGAGCTTGGCTGCCAGCTCGGTCCCCACCAACCTCCTCCGCTCCAGGCAGGTGAAGGCCAGTGCCACCACAGCCTCGGTGTCTGCAGGGACACCCCGGTGTCACCCCAGAGTCACACACCGCCAGGGTGCCACCGCCTGTGCCCACGGGCCCTTACCCACGGTGTTGTCACCATGCCCGAGCCTTCTGTGGTGCTGGGccgtgaggagctgctggaccaCCTGGTCCCGCACCCGCTTGCGGTGCACACACAGTGCCAGCACGCCCAGCCCATACTGGTAGTAACTGGTGATGGGGTGGCCTCGCTGCTGGGAGCCTGGGGACAATGTGTGGTGTCACCAGGGTGAGCCAGTGCCTCACAGCCAGACGTGTAGGTGCCAGGGGGGCACTCACCCCGCAGGGACACCCTCACCTGTCCACTCCTCCTCCAGGTAGTACTTGAGCCATGTCACCAGCGAGCGATGGGGACTGAGTGGGGGACAGGtggcctgcagccccagcaggtaCAGTGCCAGCCGCCCCGTGTACGGGGGCTCCTCCATGCTCCTGCAAGGCACGGGTCACCTCCCAGGACACCGCCCGAGGCGTCACCTGCCCCGAGGGGACCCCGGGACACCCACACTTACATGCTGCGCTCAGCATCCCACCGGGAGCGGCCGTagccctgcaggctcctgcagggacagagtgTCAGTGCGGGGGACAGGGGCGGCCCCAAAGGCCCGTGGGGACCCCCCGGGCACCTACCTGCCGTAGGGGTGCTGGAAGGCGTCCTGCAGCCGCTCCAGGTAGCGCTGCTCCAGCCGGGGGTGGTGCTCGCGGGCCAGGCGCAGGGCCAGGTACACGGCGGGGTCAGGGTCCCGCGCGGGGTCCCccgccagccccagcagccgcGCACTCAGCGCCCGCACGGCGCCCGCCGAGCCCgctgggggctctgcccggCCCGGGAGAGGCAGCGCAGGTGAGGGGGCCCGAGAGGGCCGAGACCCCCCCAGGCacggccctgcagccccacagccccccaaaGCTGCGTGGGGCCGCGGtgggcagggacccccagcacccacccatCCACACACCCCACACCCTCTGcgtccccccccccaaatcccataacCTCCAGATTTCCCaccaaaaaaagaggaagaaacaaGGAGACGTGAcatggagcaggagcacagagacCCCGAGGGGGTGGCGGAGGGCAGGGGTGacacctctgtccccagggacccGTGGTGGGGGGTGGGCACGGGCTGGCTccgggcagggaaaggggcgGCAGGGGCTGGGTTGGGGGAGCTGAGCCCCGGAGAATTTGTCACCGAGGCGCTGGAGATGGGGCTcatccccccagccccgctcctcgGGGACCCCCCGAGCTCAGGGCgagccccggcccggggggTCCCGGGCAGGTTCGGGGGCTGGGGCCGCACTCACCGCAGCAGCGGGCGGGCAGGAGcgcgggcagcagcagcagcagcagcacgagCGGCAGCCCCATGGCGGagcgggacagggggacacgggggtgtCACAGCCCCACCGGACAGTCGGGAGAGACAGGACGAGCCCGGAGCTGGGATAGCACGGGAAGGTGTGGCGAGAGGCCGTTTCCGCACGCCTGGGCCGAGTCAGCACAAACGGGGCCGAAGTCGGGCTGAGGCACAGCCGAGGGGAGCGGGGGCAGCCCGGGGCAGCCCGGGGCAGCCCGGGACACCCTGCCCGGGGCAGGCCGGGACAGCCTGCCCGGGACAGCCTGCCCGGGGCAGCCCGACCCGAGCTGCCGCTGCTCGGGGCAGAGCCGGCGGCCACAGCCCAAAAATAGACAGGGCTGAAACCCGGCCAAACCCGGCCCCTGGAAAGAATCGCTATGCTCGCCTCCAAGAACGATTTAATTGAGAAAGCGGAGATCGATCAGCCGCGCCCGGCAGCCGCGGGACGGGCGGGGAGGGGCACGAACCCCCCAAACATCCCTAAAGCCAGGGATGAGGGGATCCTGAGCCCCGCGAGGTGGAACTCCCCCCGCCGGGGAGGACGTAGAGTCCTGAGCCAGGAGGGGACCCCGGGGCCGCGGCTGGGCTCAGGTCCCGCCAGCCCGGGGACACCCGAGCACGGGGGCGGGCCTGGGGAGCCCCTGCCATAGAGACCCCCCGTGCCCGGGTGTTCGCCAAACACCCGCCCCGCTGTGGGCCCCCAGGCCGCTGCCTGCGGTCGGTGCTGCGGCATCAGGGACCACAGGAGGGCAGCGGGACCCGCAGGCCCGGGCAGGGACCCGCGGGCGCCATCCCGGGGTGTGACCGGCCCCCGAACCCAGGCCATGCTCGCCGGTCCTGCCTCGCTATATCCCAGTATGCTCCGCGCCATCACTGCCTCGCTATATCCCAGCGTGCTCTGCGGCACCCCTGCCTCGCTATATCCCGGCGTGCTCAGTGCCACCACTGCCTCATTGTGTCCCGGCATGCCCTGCGCAGCCCCGCCTCGGTACATCCCGGCATGCCCCGCGCTACTAGGCAGCTGTATATCCCGACGTGCTTCGCGCCTCCCTGCCTCGCTATATCCCGGCATGCCCCACAGGGCACCGCAATATCCCAGTGCGCTCTGCGTCTCAGGACCCCTCTGCtagggctctgggctgcccgCGGCGCGCCTGACTGAGCCGCCGGTGCCGCctgccccggcccgcccgcccgTTTTTCCCGCTTTGCTCTCGGTGCCCGCTTTGCTCTCGGTGCTCACGCCGTTCTCGGTGCCCGCGCGGGGCCGCTCCGGTGTGCGCAGGCCCGGCGGCGGGCGCAGGCGAGCCGCGGGCAGCGTGGGGTCCTGCGTGGCTCAGGGCacgtggcggcggcggcggcggcgctggggcCATGGGCGGGCTGGAGAAGAAGAAGGTACCGGGCCCTTCTCGCTCTCTGTTCGGCCGCGGGCTCGCCGCCCGGTGCCTCCCCGGGCCgttcctccctcccctctccgtGCCCCCCGGTGCCGCCCCTCTGGCCGCGccgtgcccctgcagccctccctggcGGCGGTGCTCGCTCCTTCTCCCGGTGCCCGGTTCCGCTCCTGCCCCCGGGCTGGCCATGCCCGGtgccccctgccagccccccaTGCCCTGGTTCCCGTCCCTCCTCCCTCTCcgctcccgggggtcccggtggCCCCGGGCTGGTTGCGGGGGTCCCCTCCACAGCCCCAAGCTCCCCCAACGCTCCCGTCTCTTCCCAGTACGAGCGCGGAGCCGCCACCAACTACATCACCCGGAACCGAGCACGGAAGAAActgcagctgagcctgcccGACTTCAGGTGCGGCCAGACCCGGGACCCCGCGGCCCTTGCGGTGCCCCCCGCACCCCGAACCCCCTTCCTGCGAACGCTTCGGTGCCCTGAGCTCCCCCGGTGCCACCCAGGGAAGCGAGGGGCGAAGGAGCCGGCGGTGGGTGCGAGGGTGGCTCCGGGACCCCCCGAACCCCGGGATCCCCAGAGCCCCTGAGCCCTCCCCCAGGCACCCCTGAAGTCCCCCGGGACAGCCTCAGCATCCCCGCCCCCCCCGCTGCccgtccccagcacccccatgGGCCCCCCGaccccccagccctcctgggctgtgcccatccagGCCCCAGCAATcgcccctcagccccctgggacccccagagccccccgggagagcagaggagggacCCCCGaggtctgtgctgggctctggggtggCCGTGGGAATCCCTGAGCTCCTCCCCGAGGAGTGGCCCTTGGactggccctgtcccctgtccctcggggccctgcagctgccctgggttCAGGCTGCCGAGTTTGGGGCTCCCCCTCCACGGGTGGGGCCTGGGCTggcccaggggacacagggcagcCGTGgcccccctgtcccagcactgtccccatccccaggcgCCTCTGCATCCTCAAGGGGATTTACCCCCACGAGCCCAAGCACAAGAAGAAGGTGAACAAGGGCTCCACTGCCCCCAGGACCTTCTACCTGCTCAAAGACATCAAATTCCTGCTCCATGAGCCCATTGTCAACAAATTCCGGGAGTACAAGGTgagtgtcccccccccccccgaggGGCCCCCCCGGGGCCTGTCCTGGCCCACAGagcccccatgtccccctgtccccccaggtgttTGTCAGGAAGCTTCGCAAGGCCTATGGGAAGAGCGAATGGGGCACTGTGGAGAGGCTGAAGGACAACAAACCCACCTACAAACTCGACCACATCGTCAAGGAGAGgtgaggcagccctggctgagccacctgcagcagcatccagccctggggccagcacagcagagacctggagccagtgcagaggaggccatggagatgctccaagggctggagccaggctgggagagctggggtgctcacctggagaggagaaggctccagggacacctcagagccccttgcagtgcctgaaggggctccaggagagctggagagggactggggacaagggatggagggacaggacacagggaatggctcccactgccagagggcagggatggatgggatcttgggaatcaggaattgttccctggcagggtgggcaggccctggcacagggtgcccagaacagctggggctgcccctggatccctggcagtgcccaaggccaggctggacattggggctgggagcagcctgggacagtgggaggtgtccctgccatggcaggggtggcactggatggactttagggtcccttcccacccaaaccatcttGGGATTCTCTGATCTTTCACCACATCCATTCCTCTCTGAGAATCTACCTTGTGTGCAATTTCTGGAGTTATTGGTGGAGTTTTGTGTTTCTGGGCTGGAGAAGAAGGAATGAGAGAGCAGGGAATGCCCAGCCATCCTGGGTGGCTCCAGGAGAACACTAGGAGCTCCCCTGCTCTTCCTGTGGGATGCTTTCCTCAGAGGGCTGGTGGAGGGTTAATCCTGCCGAGGCTCTGGTGAGTTTGGTGACCATGAGCAAGGAGGGCACACAGGAGGGAGGAAACCCAATAACCATTCCTAAATGAGGCCGTTCATCACTCTCTGTGTTGCtctgctgggatgtgcaggtgGATGCTCCACAGTTCCCATTCCTTCCTCAGCCGGggtctctcccccagccccagcagcctctgcaggactctggggctggctgtgacccccgtgtccccccccggGCACAGGTACCCCACATTTGTGGACGCTCTGCGGGACCTGGACGATGCCCTGTCCATGTGCTTCCTGTTCTCCACCTTCCCCCGCACGGGCAAGTGCCACGTGCAGACCGTGCAGCTGTGCCGGCGCCTGGCCATAGAGTTCCAGAACTTCATCATCGCCTCCCGCTCCCTGCGCAAGGTGGGACTGGGGGAcactcagccctgcctggggacactcagccctgctggggacactcagccctgctggggacaccgtggggtcggggcagggggacacagggggggtCAGGGCAGGGATCTACTGGGATGTCAGGTCACACATCCCACTGGGGGTTCAGGCTAGGGATCCACTGGAGGGTCAGGGCAGGGATCTACTGGGATGTCAGGTCACACATCCCACTGGGGGGTCAGGGCAGGGATCCCACTGGGATGCTGGGGCAGGGATattgtgatggtgttcacaggggtcttaggatgagggaagagacaaggatctgactccatgtttcagaaggcttgattgattattttatgatatatattatattaaaactatactaaaagaatagaagaaaggatttcatcagaaggctagctaagaatagaaaagaaattatgacAAAGgtttgtgactgactgagacacTCCaaacagctggactgtgattggccattaattagagacagccacatgagaccaatcccagatgcacctgttgcattccacagcagcagataatcattgtttacattttgttcctgaggcctctcagcttctcaggagaaaaaatcctaaggaaaggacttttcataaaacatgtctgtgacaggatCCCACTGGGGTGTCGGGGCAGGGATCCCACTGGATTATCAGGTCACACATCCCACTGGGATCTGAAGAACCTCCTGCCAGGGTCAGGATGAcggtgacagggacacagcagcattCCTCCCACTGAGCCTGTGCTCTGTCCTGCCAGGTGTTCCTCTCCATCAAGGGCATCTACTACCAGGcagaggtgctggggcagcccaTCACCTGGATCACCCCCTACGCCTTCGCCCACGACGTGAGTACTGGGGAGAGCCTGGGGGATCACCCTGGGTCCTTGGGGATCACCAAGGGGAGAGGGACTGTCCCGTGGCACATGGGACAGACCATggggcctggctgcagaggcacATGGGTACACAGCCACCTGTCACCCCGGGATCCCCGGGGCTGCCGGTGCCAGTCTCCCCAGTCATTCATGTGTCCCCAATCATTAATGTGCTCCTTTATCCGCCATTAAAGATTAACCTGTGGGAGCAAGGCTGGTGGAGCAAGGGAAATGATGAGTCAGatcatccctgcagcctccccaaaGGGCTtgtgctgtgtcccccaggcagcagggcatggggatgtccctgctgtgctgggacaacTTCCCCTGAGCCTTGGCAGGAgctcacaggcacagcagggccctCTCCATTCCCACTCAGGATttccagggctgagcacagtttggtttaggttttgtggttttatggTTCTGAATCATAGAACCCTGGAATGTTTTCAGTTGAAAAgaaccttaaagcccatcccattccacccctgccatgggcaaggacaccttccactatcccatgatgctccaagccccatccagcctggccttgggcactgccagggatccagaggcagccccagctgctctgggcaccctgtgccagggcctgcccaccctgccaggaacaattcctgattcccaatatcccatccatccctgccctctggcagtgggaagccattgcCTCTTGCACTCTTCACCGTGAAGAGTTGGAGTCCCTGGACCAAACCCCAAGGTCCCTATCCATGGTGGGATGAAGTGTTCCATGTATCCAGGCATGgaggggtggcagcaggacccTGGGGGAAGCCTGCAGAgttctccctgcccagggtcTGGTGGTGGCTGTGTCATCTCTGCATTTGGGGCATGTTTAGGTTGGTTTTCAAGGAAAAGCTCTTCCTCCAGAGGGTGCCGGCACTGCCCaggttccccagggaatgggcacagccccgaggctgccagagctccaggagcctttggacagcactgccagggatggacagggtgggattgttgggggtctgggACAGGACctggatgatccctgtgagTCCCTTCCTAAATGGGGATATTGTGGGATCCTTGACACTGTGTGTGGGATGGGCCCCTGTGTAGGGGGGTCCTTTATCCCTGTGTCCCATCCTGTGTCTGGCAGCACCCCACAGACGTGGACTACCGGGTCATGGCCACCTTCACCGAGTTCTACACCACCCTCCTGGGCTTCGTCAACTTCCGCCTCTACCAGTCCCTGAACCTGCTGTACCCCCCCAAGGTGAGGCCACCCCGGGGTCACTGTATCCCACCCTGGGGTGGTGGCAACTGGattggtggggagggagggtggaAATGAGAGATTTTTCGGTTATATGTGTTTGGCAGCTGCCTCCTCACCCGTTTTCCTCCCCAGATCGACAGCCAGGCTGAGGATGAGCTGAAGCCTGCAGAGGGCAAGGAGTACGCCATGGATTCAGAGAGCTACCTGGAGGTAAGGGACACTGCTGGCACTGTGACCTGTGGGGACACTGTGTGGCCTTCAtgtcctgcccacagccctccTGGCGTGGCACCGAAGGACAGAGCCAGATCCCTGCAGGGTGGAGGGGGCTGATCCCAAACTCCCTGTTCCTgtagggcagagctgggctcggCTTTGGGCACCACCGGCCTCCCCCTGCATGgccagggacccccccagagTCCCATGCTGGGGAtggtgcctggaggaggctgaatTCTGTCCAGGCCCTGGCTCTTCCAGCTTCTTGCTCTGAGAAATCCCCTTCCCCCGTGGGGCTGCCCCTGTTCCCACCCCCTGGAGGTGACTCCGTGtcctctccctgcagaggctCTCGGCTCTGAGCGCCAGCCTGGCCCGGGCAGTGGCTCCAACCCACGAGGACGAGGTGGAGATGGATGAATTCCCAGTAGAGGGGGTAAGACCCTGGTGGGGGGCTCATCCCTGGTCTTGGGGGatcctgtgctgtgcccaggctggcagcttGGGGACAGCTCCTGAGACCCCTCTTGGCCAAGGGGGCCTTGGCAAGGGCTGTGtggggaggaggctgagggctttgctctgagcaggagacagcagagctgatggacgccaagaagaaggagcaggaggctctggagaagcACAAGAAGCTCTTTGAGGGGCTGCGCTTCTTCCTCAACAGGGAGGTGCCCCGGGAGCCGCTGGCCTTCGTCATCCGGTGCgtgctgggcagccctggcctccCCCTCTGGCAGGACTCTTGGGGCCAGCCACCCGATGTCCTGTGGGTGAGGTGACCCTGAGGGTCCCACCCGCCTGTCTGACTCCTCGGTGGCATTGCCCACAGGTGCTTTGGCGGCCAGGTGTCCTGGGACAAGTCCCTGTGCATCGGCGCCACCTACGACGCCACCGACCCGTCCATCACCCACCACATCATCGACCGGCCCCGCCTGGACAAGCAGGTGGTTGGCAGGTGAGTGGGGCAGGGGGGCCCTGCCCGGAGcagccatcccagagctgtcccatgGGCTCCAGAGCCTCAGGTGGGACCCCTCTGCCCTACCCAGGTACTACCTGCAGCCCCAGTGGGTTTTTGACTCGGTCAACGCCAAGCTGTGCCTGCCCGTGGCCGATTATTTCCCCGGGGTCCTGCTGCCCCCGCACCTCTCGCCCTTCGTGACAGAGAAGGAGGGTGACTACATCCCTCCCGAGAAGCTgaagctgctggccctgcagagaggagagaatccaggtgctgggagcccccagaGGAGTTTGGGatctgggctgtgcctgctctggagCATCCCAAGGGTAATGATGGTGTCTCTTTGTAGAGGAAGAgagtgaagaggaggaggaggaagaagaggaaggtgaCAATGacaaagaagaggaggaagaggaagatgagtctgagaaagaagaggagatGAAATTACAGAAGATGGAAGAGCAGAAGATGGAAGAGCAGAAGACTCAGAGCACGCAGAGCAACAAGGTGGGAGCCCATGGAGGCAGCCCTGGTGTcgctgtccctgctgaggggtgtccctgtcctgggacCACTGGGATACtcagtcatggaatggtttgggttgggaggggccttaaagctcatcttgttccagcctctgccataggcaggggcacctcctgctgtcccaggttgctccaagccccgtccagcccAGTCTGGAACACTCCCAGGGGTGCTCCTGGCCCCACACTcacaagctgcagctgccagccctgtcagggcctggctgagagctgtggcTCTCCCTGGCCCGCAGTGGAAGGGCTGGAAATGCCTCTCCCTGTGGAAGGAGGGGGTTCCCAGTGTCCAGAGCTCCCTGGCTCCCCACAGGTGCTCCCTGTGAAGGTGACAGCAGGGAAGGTGCGGCTGGAGGACAAGCAgcgcctggagcaggagcagcagaacgAGGAGAAGCGCTTGGCCATCATGATGATGAAGAAGAGGGAGAAGTACCTCTACAAGAAGATCATGTTCGGGAAGAAGCGCAAAATCCGCGAGGTACGGAGGCTGGGCCCTCACCTGCATCCTGGGGCGGGCTCTTCCCAGACCCACTCATTCCTTCcgctcctccctgtccctggtgAAGGTGTTGAGGTCCctgccagtgtccccaggctgcctaggtgggcagagctccctgtgtcccctctctaTATCCCAGCCCTGATCCTGGTGCCATGGGGCCCATCCTCCATGTGCAGCTGGAGCTTGGGTGGGTCTGAGGGCTTGCAGcccctgtcctgctctgacTGAGGGTCTCGGGGGTCTCTCCCCAGGCCAACAAACTGGCTGAGAAGAGGAAAGCCCACGATGCAGCCCTCAaggagcagaagaagaagaacaagaaggcGCGACAAGCCTGACGGGGCCGGGGGCTCCTGGATGGTTTTCCACTGTTGCCTTTGGGTGGAAAACCCTTGGCTTTGCTCCTGGGgcagaaatgctgtgtttgaAACGTTTCCCATCTGTAAatccacctgctgctctgcctttccccGCTCCCCTCTGCGGAGTCGGTGTTACAAGGActgtcctctccctgctgctgccacctctgcgtgaggaagaggaggccaAGGAGAGCTCTGGGATTGTTCCGTGTGAAtttgcacagccctggctgctggagcctggctcCCAGAGCTCCCCGGGGCAGAGGAGTGTGGAGCCCAGAGCCCACTGCTTCCCAGTGTCCACACAGAAAACCATAttcctctgtatttttatttttaattaaagaaggTGATGCTTTTCTGGTGGTGTTTGTTTGCTCCTTCTGCCTGGGTGTCGGGGAGGCCCCTCAGGGGCTGATGTGGAGATCCATGGCTGGTGCCAGGGTTGCTGATCCTGCTGGATGtgttcctggcagcagcagttaTCTGTCAGTCTTGGGTTTTCCCCCAAAAACACCTTGGAGACaccacagctggggacaagaTGTCTCATGGGGTTTATGGGGCCCACCTTTGTCCCCAAATGTGGTGAATGCTCTGTCTCACTCTGAagaatttttggaggacaccgctggcactgctgtgggaaCACAGAGGATCTGGAGAGAGACACCCCCTGGAAGGGAGTGAGCTCAGACAGAACAGCTGGGAATATCCAGACTTTATAgtttcttttcttaaatattatttcttttttttctttttttttaatttttgattttatttaagtgcttttttctttttactgtttCCATTATCtccctttgttttccatttttttctttttccttttatttttattcctttttatttttttattttatttttccccttcactTGTTCCACTGCTttgtttcccctcccctttttttttacctccttccccctctttttcttaatatattttttttccatttgagaGGGTTGGAaggctttttcctttgttttcatggttttctccttgctttcccctctcccaggaggagcaggaccGACCCCTGGGGCACCCCCAGGGCCGGGGCTCCCCTCAGAGCAGGAGACCCCGAACGGGGCCTCAaaccccaggagctcctggcccaaacaaacaaaccccagcccTAAACAAACCAACCTCAGttccaaacaaaccaacctcagttccaaacaaaccaaccccagTTCCAAACAAACCTCAGCTCCCAAAACCCCGACCCCAAACAAGCAATCCCCGGGCCCAGGCCTtgctcccaggccaggctgagggCCTGGGCCGGCCGGGCAGAGCCGGTGCCGGTGGGCACAGACCAGTCCGGCCACCCGGGGCCTCCCCTGCCCATAAAGGCTGTGTCCAGCCAAGTGTGACCCCTCAGCATTGTCACCCTCAGCCTCCTCACCCAGTCCCTCAGGATCCACGGCTCCCTCAGGAACCACGGCTCTGGCCATCACGGCTTTCTGTGAGTGCTGCTTTGTACCCCCAAATccagggggggacagggacaggggtgggtGTGAGGTGGTGGAGCCCTCCTGGTCACCCCCTGTGGGACATGGTGGATGTGGGGATTGGGGGTTGCAGCTTCCCCCTCGCTCACATCCATCCCGAGGCTGTCAGCATTCCATGGCTGAGCTGCCACGTACCGGCCGCTGCAGCTCTCTTCTGGCTGCCAACCCTTTACAACCCATTCCCCTGAAAATGGGAAACCTGGAAATACTTTGTgacccattaaaaa comes from Molothrus aeneus isolate 106 chromosome 18, BPBGC_Maene_1.0, whole genome shotgun sequence and encodes:
- the TCN2 gene encoding transcobalamin-2, which translates into the protein MGLPLVLLLLLLPALLPARCCEPPAGSAGAVRALSARLLGLAGDPARDPDPAVYLALRLAREHHPRLEQRYLERLQDAFQHPYGRSLQGYGRSRWDAERSMSMEEPPYTGRLALYLLGLQATCPPLSPHRSLVTWLKYYLEEEWTGSQQRGHPITSYYQYGLGVLALCVHRKRVRDQVVQQLLTAQHHRRLGHGDNTVDTEAVVALAFTCLERRRLVGTELAAKLRLAAHEASRNMAKAQGPDGVIGNIYSTPWALQVFLATGECQTEPAFGQAMAALLENLEAFGTAATMAQVLPVLHGHSYLDIASWHCGEEPDTLTPLDMEPLPEVPGNKMVQLVVECPLPWCYDLQLYDRLVPVPAAASLLDVLRAAAVLDPREFRFHTQDTPQGPFLTQVLGLEARQEKRNYWQILSAPNTPLQMGIAEYRPPDGATLILRLSEW
- the PES1 gene encoding pescadillo homolog, giving the protein MGGLEKKKYERGAATNYITRNRARKKLQLSLPDFRRLCILKGIYPHEPKHKKKVNKGSTAPRTFYLLKDIKFLLHEPIVNKFREYKVFVRKLRKAYGKSEWGTVERLKDNKPTYKLDHIVKERYPTFVDALRDLDDALSMCFLFSTFPRTGKCHVQTVQLCRRLAIEFQNFIIASRSLRKVFLSIKGIYYQAEVLGQPITWITPYAFAHDHPTDVDYRVMATFTEFYTTLLGFVNFRLYQSLNLLYPPKIDSQAEDELKPAEGKEYAMDSESYLERLSALSASLARAVAPTHEDEVEMDEFPVEGETAELMDAKKKEQEALEKHKKLFEGLRFFLNREVPREPLAFVIRCFGGQVSWDKSLCIGATYDATDPSITHHIIDRPRLDKQVVGRYYLQPQWVFDSVNAKLCLPVADYFPGVLLPPHLSPFVTEKEGDYIPPEKLKLLALQRGENPEEESEEEEEEEEEGDNDKEEEEEEDESEKEEEMKLQKMEEQKMEEQKTQSTQSNKVLPVKVTAGKVRLEDKQRLEQEQQNEEKRLAIMMMKKREKYLYKKIMFGKKRKIREANKLAEKRKAHDAALKEQKKKNKKARQA